A stretch of the Myxococcus guangdongensis genome encodes the following:
- a CDS encoding chemotaxis protein CheC yields MSLPSPSDAQLDALREVANIGCGHAANALSRLMGGRQVDLSVPRVVLTGPEDAAGLLGGDSPAVAAWLAITGALRGVLMLALPASDAQSLETLLLGAQECGQAERDSAVSEAANIVASACLSAIGKLTSWRLMPSVPTLRRASARELVGAAVGQVEGDPGRVVVLEARFMAAATPPVSGQLLLVLERDSSRALLARLGV; encoded by the coding sequence GTGAGCCTGCCTTCTCCCAGCGATGCTCAGCTCGATGCCCTGCGCGAGGTGGCCAACATCGGCTGCGGCCATGCGGCCAACGCGCTCTCCCGGCTCATGGGTGGACGTCAGGTGGACCTGTCCGTCCCCCGCGTGGTGCTCACCGGCCCCGAGGACGCCGCGGGGTTGTTGGGGGGAGATTCACCCGCGGTGGCCGCCTGGCTCGCCATCACCGGGGCCTTGCGGGGCGTGCTGATGCTGGCCCTGCCGGCCTCGGATGCCCAGTCGCTGGAGACGCTGCTGCTCGGCGCGCAGGAGTGCGGGCAGGCCGAGCGCGACAGCGCGGTGTCGGAGGCGGCGAACATCGTCGCGAGCGCGTGCCTGTCCGCCATCGGCAAGCTGACGTCCTGGCGGCTGATGCCATCGGTGCCCACGCTGCGGCGGGCGAGCGCTCGCGAGCTGGTGGGCGCGGCGGTGGGGCAGGTGGAGGGAGACCCCGGCCGAGTGGTGGTGCTGGAGGCGCGCTTCATGGCGGCGGCCACGCCCCCGGTGAGCGGGCAGCTGTTGCTGGTGCTGGAGCGGGACAGCTCCCGGGCGCTCCTGGCGCGGCTGGGCGTGTAG
- the larB gene encoding nickel pincer cofactor biosynthesis protein LarB — translation MDEKALKQLLGSVKSGRVSVDDAVGKLKDLPFAELGYATLDTHRNLRFGFPEVVLGEPKTVEQLLGIVGALVERKQTVLVTRLQPDKAEALVARFPKGLYHPVARIFHLKQGKVRAGRVAIVTAGTSDIPVAEEAAVTAEALGAEVRRVYDVGVAGIHRLLRRREEIQECHAAVVVAGMEGALASALGGLVGIPIVAVPTSVGYGANFKGVSALLAMVNSCASNVATVNIDNGFGGGFYAALVSRTKGRR, via the coding sequence ATGGATGAGAAGGCGCTGAAGCAGCTGCTGGGGAGCGTGAAGTCGGGCCGCGTCTCGGTGGATGACGCCGTGGGCAAGCTCAAGGACCTGCCCTTCGCGGAGCTGGGGTACGCGACGCTCGACACCCACCGCAACCTGCGCTTCGGCTTCCCGGAGGTGGTGCTGGGAGAGCCCAAGACGGTGGAGCAGCTGTTGGGCATCGTCGGCGCGCTGGTGGAGCGCAAGCAGACGGTGCTGGTGACGCGGCTGCAGCCGGACAAGGCGGAGGCGCTGGTGGCGCGCTTCCCCAAGGGCCTGTACCACCCGGTGGCGCGCATCTTCCATCTCAAGCAGGGCAAGGTGCGCGCGGGCCGCGTGGCCATCGTCACCGCGGGCACCAGCGACATCCCCGTGGCGGAGGAGGCCGCGGTGACGGCCGAGGCCCTGGGCGCGGAGGTGCGCCGCGTCTACGACGTGGGCGTGGCGGGCATCCACCGGCTCTTGCGGCGTCGGGAGGAGATTCAGGAGTGCCACGCCGCGGTGGTGGTGGCGGGCATGGAGGGCGCGCTGGCGAGCGCGTTGGGCGGGCTGGTGGGCATCCCCATCGTCGCGGTGCCCACGTCGGTGGGCTACGGCGCCAACTTCAAGGGCGTGTCCGCGCTGCTGGCGATGGTGAACTCGTGCGCCTCCAACGTGGCGACGGTGAACATCGACAACGGCTTCGGCGGGGGCT